The genomic segment TTCAGCGGTTTGTTCTAACAGACGCGATACTTCCGCCGCCATGATATTGAAGTTTTCCGCCAAGCTTCCCACTTCATCATTGGACTTCACATCAACACGAATATTGAAATCCCCTTCAGCAACTTTACCTGTCGCAGTGAAAAGCTGAGTCAAAGCTTGCGTGATACCACTAGAAGCAAAAAGACTTAAAATCACCGTCAAAGAAATCAAGATACCAAAGAAGATTAATGATTTACGGATAAGAATTTGCACCGCACCCAAGGCTTTTTCTTTTTCAACCGTTGTCACAACAATCAGATCCCCAAAGCCCGCGCGAGAATAAGAAACTAAAAGTTCTGTCCCGTCGACAGCTTTATCCGTCTCAGCCCCTTGAGCGATCGGAGATTTTCCTTTCAGGAAAGACGGCGTCACAACGGATTGCAAGCGCTTCCCCGGCATACCATCGGGACCAAAAAGAACAAGTCCATCTTGGGAAATCAAATACATCTTCTGCGATGTTGCCGCACGGAACATCTCGGAAGCCTCGCTCATACGGACAATCACCATGAAAACGGTGTTGCGCGTTTTGGTCTCGTCGCTGACTTTTTCGAAAATAAAAACGCGATCATCGACGTAAGGCACTTTCACGACGCGGCGATTGGCATCCGCTTCCGCGAAGTATTGCGGAAGATACTGCTGAAGAGACGCAAGAATTCCATCGGTCTGTCCGGGCACCTTTTCCAAAAGAGCTTTCTTTTCGTAAGAGCCCGTCGCCCCTGCTCCGAAAACCACAATGGATTCCAGAGTGAATTCGTTGGCGAAAATAGAATCAGAAATAGAAGTGAATTTTTGCTGAGTCAGATAATCTTGAAAGATCGGCTTCGTCGTCCCTAAGACGCCATTGAGCTGTGTCTTAATTTGAGCCGCCATGGTTCCGGACATACTGCTTGAAGAATCAAAGACATAGGCGATCTTATCGTCTTCAAAAATTTGTAAAGCCAGCACCAGATACACCGATAATGTAATCAAAGGCAGCGAAGTTAGAAGCAATAGAATCTTATATCTTATTGATATGCCACGTTTTTTCACGAGTTCAGTATGCCTGTTAACAGGAAACCCGAAAAGAAATTCTGATTTAACTTAGCCTAAGGTCCGTAAATGATAAGCCATTTCCCGCCGATAAGCCCTCAAGCAGGAGTGTTATGTCACGTTTTGGACAAACAGAAAAAATCATCTTTGTTGGAGCCCTCATATTGTTGGTGGCCTTCTCGTATTTTCTGTACGACGACTCTCTTCTATTCCCAAAAGCTAACAACGGAAAATTAGAACTTATTGGTGACGTGGCGATCTCTCAAAACGACGTGCGCCGTAAAAACTTAGATACCTTCAGCTGGCTTCCCGCTTCTCGCAAAGACTCTGTCTATCAAAACGACTCGATCTTTACTGGCGATCGTTCCGAAGCCACCATTCGCTTGCAAGACGGAACTCAAATTCGCATCGAACCGAACTCTTTGATCACACTCAATCTTAAAAATGGACAGATGAATTTGGATTTGCGCTACGGAAACCTCGTTGGTGAGCTGGCGCAAGGTTCTTCTTTGACGGTGAAATCCGGCACGGAAGAATTCAAACTTGAATCGACTCCGGGTACAGCAGAAAAACCAAAAATTCAGTTCAACAAAGCTCATAGCGGCACCGTCGATCTAAAACTGATTTCTGGGGACGTGAAGTACGTCGATAAGAAAAAGAAAGCTGTTAAAGCTTTACCTAAAAACACGGTCGTAGCTGTTAATAAAAAAGGCGAAGTGAAACAGGTTGAAAAACCTCAGTTAAGTTTGACGACCGCAAATAACGTCAATTACCTGCGCATGAATCCGGACGATCCACTTCCTTTTGAGTGGCAATCAAAAGGACCTGTGTCTCGCTATGAATTAGAAATTTCTCCGTCGCAGGATTTTAACACGGTGGCGGTCTCTAAAATCACGTCAGAAACAAAAACGGTCGTCACGGAGCCTTTAGAGCCGGGCGCCTACTATTGGAGATTGAAAGCCTTCGATCACAACGGTCAAGTCAGTGCGGTTTCCCCTGTTCAGAACGTGCACGTCACGCATCTGGTCGGTCCCCAGATCGTAACACCGACTCAAGCGGCGCAAATCAATTTGGAACTGAAAGTAAAACCTAAGGAAGAACTTGCGACAACAACAGAGGTTCAATGGCGCGCGCAACCCGTGCTTAAAAACTTCACTTGGCAAGTTTCCCAAGATCCCGAGTTCCAAACTATTCTTAAAGAAGAACAAACTGCGAATCTAGCTGCGGTCACTCCAAAGCTTCCTTCAGGAACTTATTGGGTGCGCGTGCAAGGACAAACAGAAAGCCAAAAGCTTTCGCCTTGGTCCGAGCCTGTATCATTCACACTGAACTTACTAGCTCACAAAGAAGAGCGTCCTGACCGCCCTATTCTGGTGGCGAAGAAAATTGAATTTAAAGCACCGACAGGAAAAGACCGCAATCCGGCTTCACCTGAAGCGCCGAAACTGGCGTGGAAACCCGTTTTGCAAACGAAAAACTATCATTTGCAAATCGCCAAAGATGCCAGCTTTAAAGACGCTGAAAAATACGACGTCACGCAAACTCAAGCGGCTTGGTCACAATATCGCCCCGGCAAATACTTCTATCGCGTTTATGCCCGTGGCTTAAATGGTTTGATCAGCGAACCTAGTGAAACCGGAACTTTGGAAATCTCCGTAGGCGGTTTGACGCTGGACCCTTTGAAAACCATCAATGCCGTTGGCCAAGCACCGGGTCCTAAAGAAACGCCGGTCAGCTGGAGCGAAGTTCCTTTCGCCAAGTCTTACTTGGTTCAAGTGGATAAGAACAAAGACTTCTCTGCTCCACAGCTTTTGGAATATTCGTCCAATGCGGGTGTTTTGACATTGAATGATCCAGGCCGCTACAACGTGCGTGTGCAAGCGATGGATGAAACCAACCAGCCGCTGACTGAATTCTCGAATATTGAAGAAGTGCTCTATACATTCCGTGCTCCCTTGGTGGCTCCGACATTGATGGAACCTTTCAATGCCGCTTCCATCTTCTTACAAACAGAGATGGAACCTTTCATCTGGCTTGAATGGAAAAAAGTGGAAGGGGCTTCCTCTTATCGCATCGAAATTTCTGATAAGGCTGATTTCTCTCGCACGTTGATTGCGAAATCCATCGAAGGAAATCGTTACCTTATCAAAGACCGCGTGCCGCTGGGTAAAATCTATTGGCGCGTGCGTGCAGAGTCCAAGTCTGACTCTGAGGCTTCCGAGTGGACAACGAAACGTGAATTCACCCTTTACCATCAGAAGAATGAGACTTTTGTAAAATGAAGATTCAGTACTCTCTCTTCGATACTTTGTTAGAGCCCGTGTTTGTTCTGAACGCAGAACAAAAGGTCGTTTATTGCAACGAAACTGCTGCTATCGTGGCGGGACTTTCTATTCGTAAGATCACACGTGGAATGAAGTTTGGTGAACTTTTCGTATTCAGCGAGCCGATTGATGGCCTAGACAAACTGATTGAAATCTGTGATGCCACCCCCTACAAAGAAGTGAATTTCAAAAGCTCTCAAGGGGGCGAAGGTAAAATCCAAATCACCCTTCAACCCATCTTTGATTCCATGGGTGATAAAAACTGGATTGTCTTTGTGCGTGACGTGACTTTGGAAGAACGTCTGCAGAAAAAATACCGTGCCGAACTTGAACAAAAAGAAGATGTCATCAAAGCCCTTGAAGACGCTAAGTTGCAATTAGAAAACTACAGTAAAAACTTGGAACAAATGGTGGCGGATCGCACGCGTGAACTCTCGCGCCTGAATCAGACCATGTCTGCTTTGTTAGATAGCCTGGGCCAAGGTTTCTTTATCTTTAATACCGATGGAAAAATCCTGGATGTCTCTTCCAAAGCCTGCGAAAGCACGGTGGAGTGCAAACCTGACGGCCGACTTATTTGGGATGTTTTAAAACTTCCGGAAAACAAAGTCGAAGGCTTCAAAAAATGGATGCAAACTCTTTTTATGGAGATGCTGCCTTTTGAGGATCTTTCTCCGTTAGGGCCCACGACCTATCCGCATTCAGCCAATCGCAATATCGCCTTGGAATACCACCCGCTTCGTTCTAGCGAAGGTGCGATGGAAGGCGTTGTGGTTGTGGCTTCCGATATCACTTCACTGATCGAAGCGCAAAAACAAGCAGAGACAGAAAAAGAACACGCTAAACTGATCATCAATATGATCAAGTCCAAACGCGAAATTCACCGCTTCATCCAAGAGGCTCAAGGTCTATTGATCTCTGTGCGAGAGGAAGTCTCTAAGGATCAAGCTCCTTATGACACAGAAACTCTTTTCCGCAATCTGCACACTCTCAAAGGCGGTGCGGCCCTGTTTTCAATCAAAGAGGTGGCCGAAGCCTGTCATCAAGGGGAAACCTTGCTGGCAGAGCTTAAGGACAATTGGACACATCCCGCCTTTATTTCTTTGCGCGCTAAATGTTTTGAAATCGAAGAGCATTTCTTTAAATTCTTAGATGAAACGAAAGAAATTTTAGGATCTTCCGCTTTGCCTGAGGAACGTCAAATTGAAATCGCCATCAGTAAACTGAATGACATCGCTCGCAAGGTCGGCTCGTTGCCTGGGGGCGGGCACGTTGCGCAAGAACTTCTTTTGGAACTTGCGATGGAGCCCGTGTCTCGGTTCGTCGAGCCCTACAACGATGTGATGCTACGTTTGGCAGAAAAAATTGATAAGATGATGGCGCCATTAAAAATCAACAATGGCAATGTCATGGTTATCCCCGAAATTTACAATTCGCTTTTTGCAACATTGGTTCATGCCTTCCGAAATGCCGTGGATCATGGAATCGAAGTTCCAGACACGCGTATGGACGCCGGAAAACCCGCCGAGGGCCATGTTGAAGTGAGTTTTGAAATTCAACAACACCCTGTTCAACCGAAGTTCTTAATCAAAATTCAAGATGATGGTGCAGGCATTGATCCGCAGAAGATTCGCGAAAAATTAGCGAAGCGCCTGATTGATACGAAGAACAAAACCGATGAACAGGTTATTCAGCACATCTTTGACAGTCAGTTTTCCACTCGCGAACAAGTCACGGATATTTCAGGCCGTGGCGTTGGAATGGATGCCATCAAAGTCGCTGCGGAAGATTTGCAAGGCCGCGTTTGGGTTGAATCCAAAGTGGGTGTGGGCTCAACACTTTTTGTGGAAGTCCCCTACATCACGGAATTCAAAAAAGACAGCCGCAAAACTCCGGCAGCAGCTTAATAATAACTTGATCTCGCCGTTTTACTCTGTGGTTCCTTCTGAACCCATGTTGCCCGTATTTCCTTTTTCTCGTCCCATTCCAGTACCGGTTTCGGCAGGTGTTTTATTTTTTTCATCGAAACTTTCCGCACGTGAAGTGGTGGGACCAGGAACTTTCTTTTTCTTCTTTGCCGTTTTGGATTTTGCATCTGGTGTTGTTGGATCTTGATAGCCTCCGCCGGCGGTGCCAGTCCCTGTTTGGCGGCTTTCGCCAACAGAATCTCTTTCATGTCCTGAAGAACTTGGACTGTTGGGATCCGTTTCTGCTTGGGTCTTCGTCGTACGAGCGTCATAGCCTTTTTTAGGTTTATTTTTCGCCTCTGACGAACGAGTTGCTTCCGTCTGTGTCGTTGATGAAGAAGATGCGCCTTCATCGATGGCCCATCCCGATGAACATAACAACGCCGTCACCGCGGCCGTGATTGCTGTCTTCATACAAACTCCTTTAAGAGTGACAGAGAACTTGCTTTG from the Bdellovibrio bacteriovorus genome contains:
- a CDS encoding SpoIIE family protein phosphatase, translating into MLLTSLPLITLSVYLVLALQIFEDDKIAYVFDSSSSMSGTMAAQIKTQLNGVLGTTKPIFQDYLTQQKFTSISDSIFANEFTLESIVVFGAGATGSYEKKALLEKVPGQTDGILASLQQYLPQYFAEADANRRVVKVPYVDDRVFIFEKVSDETKTRNTVFMVIVRMSEASEMFRAATSQKMYLISQDGLVLFGPDGMPGKRLQSVVTPSFLKGKSPIAQGAETDKAVDGTELLVSYSRAGFGDLIVVTTVEKEKALGAVQILIRKSLIFFGILISLTVILSLFASSGITQALTQLFTATGKVAEGDFNIRVDVKSNDEVGSLAENFNIMAAEVSRLLEQTAEKARMESELQTAKTVQETLFPETRAKIGPLAIAGYYEPASECGGDWWHYCQIGNKIFLWIGDATGHGAPAALITSAAKSASTIIERLNISPNKALELLNRSIYDVSKGRIMMTFFLASFDLETGELVYCNASHEAPFLIKKTDGALKKKDLIPLNEVNNPRLGQARDSVYQQTSIQVEQGDAVFFYTDGIPDIQNPGKEAWGEREFIKALIAANKDFPGVGDSVDRFAVSFQEHRQGAPLVDDVTFFVVKNEGLN
- a CDS encoding FecR domain-containing protein, with translation MSRFGQTEKIIFVGALILLVAFSYFLYDDSLLFPKANNGKLELIGDVAISQNDVRRKNLDTFSWLPASRKDSVYQNDSIFTGDRSEATIRLQDGTQIRIEPNSLITLNLKNGQMNLDLRYGNLVGELAQGSSLTVKSGTEEFKLESTPGTAEKPKIQFNKAHSGTVDLKLISGDVKYVDKKKKAVKALPKNTVVAVNKKGEVKQVEKPQLSLTTANNVNYLRMNPDDPLPFEWQSKGPVSRYELEISPSQDFNTVAVSKITSETKTVVTEPLEPGAYYWRLKAFDHNGQVSAVSPVQNVHVTHLVGPQIVTPTQAAQINLELKVKPKEELATTTEVQWRAQPVLKNFTWQVSQDPEFQTILKEEQTANLAAVTPKLPSGTYWVRVQGQTESQKLSPWSEPVSFTLNLLAHKEERPDRPILVAKKIEFKAPTGKDRNPASPEAPKLAWKPVLQTKNYHLQIAKDASFKDAEKYDVTQTQAAWSQYRPGKYFYRVYARGLNGLISEPSETGTLEISVGGLTLDPLKTINAVGQAPGPKETPVSWSEVPFAKSYLVQVDKNKDFSAPQLLEYSSNAGVLTLNDPGRYNVRVQAMDETNQPLTEFSNIEEVLYTFRAPLVAPTLMEPFNAASIFLQTEMEPFIWLEWKKVEGASSYRIEISDKADFSRTLIAKSIEGNRYLIKDRVPLGKIYWRVRAESKSDSEASEWTTKREFTLYHQKNETFVK
- a CDS encoding ATP-binding protein; translated protein: MKIQYSLFDTLLEPVFVLNAEQKVVYCNETAAIVAGLSIRKITRGMKFGELFVFSEPIDGLDKLIEICDATPYKEVNFKSSQGGEGKIQITLQPIFDSMGDKNWIVFVRDVTLEERLQKKYRAELEQKEDVIKALEDAKLQLENYSKNLEQMVADRTRELSRLNQTMSALLDSLGQGFFIFNTDGKILDVSSKACESTVECKPDGRLIWDVLKLPENKVEGFKKWMQTLFMEMLPFEDLSPLGPTTYPHSANRNIALEYHPLRSSEGAMEGVVVVASDITSLIEAQKQAETEKEHAKLIINMIKSKREIHRFIQEAQGLLISVREEVSKDQAPYDTETLFRNLHTLKGGAALFSIKEVAEACHQGETLLAELKDNWTHPAFISLRAKCFEIEEHFFKFLDETKEILGSSALPEERQIEIAISKLNDIARKVGSLPGGGHVAQELLLELAMEPVSRFVEPYNDVMLRLAEKIDKMMAPLKINNGNVMVIPEIYNSLFATLVHAFRNAVDHGIEVPDTRMDAGKPAEGHVEVSFEIQQHPVQPKFLIKIQDDGAGIDPQKIREKLAKRLIDTKNKTDEQVIQHIFDSQFSTREQVTDISGRGVGMDAIKVAAEDLQGRVWVESKVGVGSTLFVEVPYITEFKKDSRKTPAAA